One window of the Salvia splendens isolate huo1 chromosome 1, SspV2, whole genome shotgun sequence genome contains the following:
- the LOC121795120 gene encoding uncharacterized protein LOC121795120 → MKILEVLVQDRKTNDTKIGIVEARLNNLEAGINTTATAVTNIENQMDQVQQKIEEDKAKAVARVADINKKWVAKQKTDEVNISGTNFGVCPTPSGLVAPAKQELVRHNGIVVPFQPKKKFKLEEQFKHFLNMFCKVHTNIPLVDSLQEIPRYAKLLREAVMKKKKLPKADLKLPLHCSEIIKREKAVKQRDPDQFIIRCSIGQGKVNKALCDLGARIKSCH, encoded by the coding sequence ATGAAGATTTTAGAAGTGCTAGTGCAAGATAGGAAGACCAATGACACCAAGATTGGGATCGTTGAAGCAAGGTTGAACAACCTCGAGGCCGGAATAAACACCACTGCCACCGCCGTTACCAACATAGAGAATCAAATGGACCAAGTCCAACAAAAGATTGAGGAGGATAAGGCAAAGGCAGTAGCACGAGTAGCCGACATAAACAAGAAGTGGGTTGCAAAGCAGAAAACGGATGAAGTCAATATCTCCGGAACAAATTTTGGAGTCTGCCCGACGCCCAGCGGACTGGTAGCACCTGCCAAACAGGAGCTCGTGCGGCACAATGGGATTGTGGTCCCTTTCCAGCCGAAGAAGAAGTTCAAGCTTGAAGAGCAATTCAAGCACTTCCTAAACATGTTCTGCAAAGTCCATACTAACATCCCTCTCGTCGACTCTTTGCAGGAAATTCCTAGGTACGCTAAGCTACTAAGGGAGGCCgtgatgaaaaagaaaaagctCCCCAAGGCCGACCTCAAGTTGCCTCTTCATTGCAGCGAGATCATAAAAAGGGAGAAGGCCGTGAAGCAAAGAGACCCCGACCAGTTCATCATTAGGTGCTCAATTGGACAAGGCAAGGTGAACAAGGCCCTTTGCGATTTAGGAGCACGTATAAAATCATGCCACTGA
- the LOC121742291 gene encoding uncharacterized protein LOC121742291, whose amino-acid sequence MALKLNASAVYSLQNLQLRHTNHNCLWSLKPNRLYQNTARTSCSMNMAANQPGDPKKMSITHIVDKARSLWDTSPQPVKTFPWNRTLNHFIQLLLDLVLVVIRILALPVFSITSISEISYCAHERELYLVPLPFLVGVAAAGVLQNAALESSSYLKYAEVPWHLIALLIFFALLKFPGPYYPYWGRILIPHMANGAILRTLWFLFLWFRKPQKAAENNHANSVVDNPEADKVL is encoded by the exons ATGGCACTCAAGCTCAATGCTTCGGCTGTGTACTCACTGCAG AACCTTCAATTACGTCATACAAATCACAACTGCTTATGGAGTTTAAAGCCAAACAGATTGTATCAGAATACTGCAAGAACTTCGTGCAGTATGAATATGGCTGCCAACCAGCCAGGTGATCCTAAGAAAATGAGCATCACTCATATTGTGGACAAAGCAAGAAGTTTGTGGGATACTTCTCCTCAGCCGGTCAAGACCTTTCCTTGGAACAGAACATTGAATCATTTCATTCAACTCCTTCTCGACCTTGTCTTGGTAGTTATCAGAATCCTAGCCCTACCTGTATTTTCCATTACATCAATCAGCGAAATATCTTATTGTGCGCATGAAAGGGAGCTATACCTTGTCCCACTTCCGTTTCTAGTTGGTGTCGCTGCAGCTGGGGTGTTACAAAATGCTGCTTTGGAATCGTCTTCGTATCTCAAG TATGCAGAAGTACCGTGGCATCTTATTGCTCTTCTGATATTCTTTGCACTGCTCAAGTTTCCTGGCCCTTATTACCCATATTGGGGCCGTATACTCATTCCTCACATGGCAAACGGAGCAATTTTGAGGACATTGTGGTTCTTGTTTCTGTGGTTCCGGAAGCCCCAAAAGGCAGCAGAAAATAACCACGCCAACTCTGTAGTCGACAATCCTGAAGCAGACAAGGTCTTGTAG